The region GGAAACGATTCATCTGCAATTTACAGCAGAGGTGGGCGAAGGCTTTCAAGTGGAGGTGATTTCCGGTGACCAGCGACTCGTTGAGGGGTTTGAAGTGTAGCAAAGATTGAGGCTAAGAGGCGGACATGGTCAAACGAGTTGTCCTACGGTTAGAGGGAACGCTGGAACAAGGCTTCCAAGCCACCCTTGAGGTTGGAGAACTCGGTCGGCTCCCGGAAATGGAAGCAACGGGTTCTCTCCCGGCAGCAGTAGCTTTGCTGGACAGTTTGGAGCGCTGGCGATCGCTCTATCGACAGGGGGCGTATCCAACGCGGATTACGTTGCAGCAAATTACCGTGCGCATGGGGCGTCTGAACCATCTGGAAGACTGTCGCCGCGCGGCTAAGCTGCTGCAAACCCAACTACAACAATGGTTAGCTGCTCCTGAATTCCATGGCATCGATCGGCAATTGCGCGAGTCCTTAAACCTTCAAGATCCGGTGCAATTATTATTGCGATCGTCCGATCGACGGTTACATTGGTTGCCCTGGCATTTATGGGATTTTTTTGAGCGGTATGCCCAGGCGGAACTGGCCATTAGTGCAATGCCGGGACGCCTGGAATCCCCACAACTCACGCCGCAATCATTGGATTCCGATGCGATCAAACTCCTGATGATCCTCGGCGATCGGCAGGGGCTGGACACCAGCGCAGAACAGCAATTTCTGCACGATTTGCCCGATACAGAAGTGACGTGTTTGGTCGAACCATCGCGCCAACAGATCACCGATTCTCTGTGGAACCAGTGCTGGGATATTTTATTTTTTGCGGGCCATAGCCAAACGGAGGACCACCAAGGACGCATTCATCTAAATCCCCAGGAAAGCCTGACGATCGAAGAACTCAAATACGGTTTACGCAGCGCGATCGCCCATGGCCTGCAATTGGCAATTTTTAATTCCTGTGATGGCTTGGGGTTGGCCTATGAGTTGGATGGGTTGCATCTACCGCAACTCATTCTGCTACGGGAACCTGTGCCCGATGCCGTAGCCCAGGACTTTGTGAAACATTTTCTGACAGCCTTTTCCCAGGGTAAATCGTTATATCTGGCGGTGCGGGAAGCACGGGAACGGCTCCAGGGGCTGGAAGGGCAATATCCCTGTGCCAGTTGGCTCCCGATGATTTATCAAAATCCAACGGTGATACCGCTGACCTGGCAGACATTACTACAGCAATATCAGTCACATTCCCCAGATTTAGCTCCAGCAATTCAATCAGTAACAATTAATACTCCTAGAACTCAGTCTCGATTTTTAGCTGGACTGCGTTTTTTTCTAATTCATTTAGCCATTGCTGCGGGAATAATAGCACTGCGTCACTGGGGATTTCTGCAATCGTTGGAAATCGCGGCCTTCGATCGCTTGATTCAGCTCCATGCCAACGAAGCGCCCGATCCGCGCTTACTCGTCATTCTCGTGACCGATGACGACGTTCAAGCCCAATCACCCAGCGATCGGCGCGGTTCCCTGTCCGATGCAACCCTGGCGCAACTGTTCCAACGCTTGGCAACCTATCAACCTCGGGTAATTGGCTTAGACATCTACCGAGATTTTGCCGTCAATCCCCAGTATCCTGCGTTGGTGAAGCAACTACGGCGGACCGATCGCTGGGTGGGGGTGTGCAAAGTGGGAGAAATCGAACGCCAGGAAAGCGGAGTGGCCCCACCACCGGAACTTCCCGCTGCCCAAATTGGCTTTAGTGATTTGGTGTTAGATGCCGATCAGGTGGTGCGTCGCCATTTGTTGAGTATGACGCCTGCGCCGTCGTCCCGCTGTGTGGCTCCCTATGCGTTGAGTGTTCAACTAGCCTTGCGATATTTGGATGCCCAAGGCATTGCGTTAAGCTTTCCAAATCCTGAGACTTGGCAGTTAGGCTCCCTGAAGTTCCATCCCTTGAAAGCGCCGATCGGGGGCTACCAAACGCTGGACGATCGGGGTTATCAGATTCTGTTGAACTATCGAGCAGCCCGATCGCCCCAGGGCGGCATTCGTCAGGTCACGCTGGGGCAAGTGTTGCGGGGGGAAGTCAATCCAGCGGCAATTCGCGATCGCATTGTCCTGATTGGGACGATCGCGGAAGGCACCCATGATTATTGGTTAACGCCCTACCGCAACCTACGAGGCGAGCAACAAGCCCTGCCGGGGGTGGTGTTGCAGGCGCAAAT is a window of Alkalinema sp. FACHB-956 DNA encoding:
- a CDS encoding CHASE2 domain-containing protein — encoded protein: MVKRVVLRLEGTLEQGFQATLEVGELGRLPEMEATGSLPAAVALLDSLERWRSLYRQGAYPTRITLQQITVRMGRLNHLEDCRRAAKLLQTQLQQWLAAPEFHGIDRQLRESLNLQDPVQLLLRSSDRRLHWLPWHLWDFFERYAQAELAISAMPGRLESPQLTPQSLDSDAIKLLMILGDRQGLDTSAEQQFLHDLPDTEVTCLVEPSRQQITDSLWNQCWDILFFAGHSQTEDHQGRIHLNPQESLTIEELKYGLRSAIAHGLQLAIFNSCDGLGLAYELDGLHLPQLILLREPVPDAVAQDFVKHFLTAFSQGKSLYLAVREARERLQGLEGQYPCASWLPMIYQNPTVIPLTWQTLLQQYQSHSPDLAPAIQSVTINTPRTQSRFLAGLRFFLIHLAIAAGIIALRHWGFLQSLEIAAFDRLIQLHANEAPDPRLLVILVTDDDVQAQSPSDRRGSLSDATLAQLFQRLATYQPRVIGLDIYRDFAVNPQYPALVKQLRRTDRWVGVCKVGEIERQESGVAPPPELPAAQIGFSDLVLDADQVVRRHLLSMTPAPSSRCVAPYALSVQLALRYLDAQGIALSFPNPETWQLGSLKFHPLKAPIGGYQTLDDRGYQILLNYRAARSPQGGIRQVTLGQVLRGEVNPAAIRDRIVLIGTIAEGTHDYWLTPYRNLRGEQQALPGVVLQAQMTSQLVSAVLDGRPLIWAWPLWVECLWIATWVLWGGTLARVIRQPTYLGLAMVGTIALMMSLCWGLFIQLGAWVPLVPEVLGVILSGTVVRSMERRHDTSSHESPSILP